DNA from Megalopta genalis isolate 19385.01 chromosome 15, iyMegGena1_principal, whole genome shotgun sequence:
TCGGTTCGCTTCGTCGTCGACGTACCACGAGAGCTGGTTCCCTCGTCGAGTACCTTGACGCTCCGTGAACCGATCGAAGGGAAAGGAGAAAGGAGAGGCGGGGAACAATAGGGCGGAAAGAGGACGAAGGTGTATTGGGGAGTGGGGGGAGAAGTCAGTTTACATTAATGGAACTCCGAAGAAATTAATGATGGTAGCCGGAGTAGGCTTGGCTCTGCGCGTATCCGTGACCGTCGTCCCAGGATCCGCCCGAGGACCATCCTCCGGAGGAGACAGGCGCTGACCATCCTGCTGAGGCAGCCGGGCCGCTGCTCCATCCGTGGTATGCTGTGATATCATGGGAGCCCTTGGACCAAAGCGATTTCAGGCCGACGAACGCCGAGATCGCGAGCGAAACCAGCGAGACGAAGATGGCCTTCTTCGCGATGAAACCAGTTACGAAGTAAGCCAGGGTGGCCAGAGCGCCGATTTTCGCTTTCGCCGCGAGCAACAGGGGCAGCAGCTGTCTCAGCTGCTTCTTCTTGCCTCGGCCTGGAACCGTTCAGCGATTAGCACCTTCCGAAAATTACTCGAGAGCTACGCGCTACCCGTGATTCAATTTGCAATGTTCCCCAAACGATCTAGATCCGATCGGCGTCCGTTAACCGGGcagctgttttcttttttttcgacgagtatactcgtcgtgattgaaaatgttgccatttcctcgtgacgagtatattcgtcgtgattgaaaatgttgccatttcctcgcgacgagtatgctcgtcgtgattgaaaatgttgccatttcctcgcgacgagtatactcgtcgaaaacagctataCAGATATATTGCTATATCTATAAGTGCTATATATATAAGTGTTTAAAGcaaaatatacagtataattactGAACTGAGGATTTCtacacaaaataaaaattgtctacatcagTTGCAACAGACAGAGACTAAACAGCAagttcattctttttttttcaatcattttaatagattaaaaataatagattgACATTTTCATTCCTTGCTCAATTCCTTTAATCTTTATACCATTTTAATTTATAGCTGCCCATCTtttctataaatgcataaaatctgcggtctaataattacaatatcttgcacacttttcaaagagattgcaacagctgacTGATTAATTTAAGCAATTCTTCAAATTTTCTAAGTAAAGTCTGGTATTTCCACTAATATAGTCTGGgctagcggagccggttactgtgggatgACCAATTGCCGTGGTTTATTcttttatatcatttgttctttaataaaaagaaatatgtcttattcgataagtgTAATGTTAATTATGCCCAGAGGCACGCTATCAAAGGATAGTAATCTACATCTTGTAACATTCTCAAAGCTACCTAAATTTGATTAGATTTCAACAGGCCCTTCCACGAACATCTGCGACAGTCTCTATAAATCTTCCACCGATCTCTATAATCTGACAGTTTCTCGAAACTAGAGAAATTCATCTGGATCCACTCACCTTCGACAACCAAGTCAACAGCCTCGCGGACTTCTTCGGGTGCAGACTCGCTGATGGCACGAGCGGACGTGCCGATCTTCTCGATGATGGGGCTGAAGTTGATCTACCGAGAACAGTACTTATGAAGCAACGGGAATCTTCCTGGTTTCTACGATTCTACGAGAGTTTTTCACTTACCCTGAGACTGCGTCCAGTGAGAAACTCGGTGGCCTCTTCGCTGACGTAATTCACAAGGGCATCCTGCCTCTCGGAGACACTGTTGGCGGTGTCGATCTCCTGCTCGTAGACGAGGTCTTTGCCGGTCCTTGAGCTCCTGGTCTGGCTGTCGGCGCTCTTCACCAAGGTAACACCACTGAAGATCTCCATGCTATCGGTGTCGAAGAACTCCTTCGCCTTTCTGTAGAGGCTCTTCTGCACGCAGGAGATGCTGTCCTTCTCGAGACAGTTCTCGATGGTCTGTCCCTGGGCCGCGAGGACCACGGACAGGAGCACAAACGCGAAGAGTTTCATGACGACTGCGCGATCAGCaccgaacgaaggaacgaacgaacgaacgaaagagATTGAAGAGTTGTCGGTGGAACGAGCGTACGTGAACTGCGTGCACGCGATGGAGCGAAACGTCTGTGGGATGAGGAAGCCTGCCCTTTTCCGAAACCCGTCCCGTCGGTAGTGAAATTTCGTGTGGTCCATCGTACAATCTCTTTAGCTTATATTTGGCGGGCCCCTCCTCGACCGTCGCCTGCCTCGCCGCCCCACCTCGCCTCTTTTTTCTTCCTATTTGCCTTGCATGAGTGTCGTCACCGATGTTCGTCGCCGGCGTCCCCTTGGGCCCGGCTAAACGGCCTAACCGACGAAAGTATTCGCCCAATGGACTGGCGGATAGGTGTTTCTCCGTGTTCGGCCGCTGGCACGTCGCCCATCGGGCCCCCGCGACCTGCGACCTGCCCACCACACGTAAATACGGGTCCGGGGGACCGGCTCCGGCCACGAGAAATCTCTTCCGTTGTTTCCTTTTGTACGCGGCCTAGGAAGTTTCCACGATCCTGGCTTCTCGCATCCCTGGAAGGACCACGGACACTACGTCGCTTATCGGTTTACTGTTATTTCGCGAGATAACGCGGTTACGCCGAATTACGATTCGCTGACCTAGAAGATTGCCGAAGCTACTTGACCACGGTACGGTTTCCCTCGTCATTTCTAAATTCTATTTTCAGTGTAACTATTTCTCGATCGGCATTTCACTTCGAACTGCAGGACATCTGTTAtctttcttgaataaataataagttGGGACTTCAAGGTTATTTGAGATAAATAATAAGTTGCGACTTCAAGGTCTAAAGCGACCATCGCACGGAACTCTAAGCTGTCTCGTAGCACGTCTTCGTGCATACAGCGTAGACATAGTCGCTTAGAAGCCATGGCGGAGAATGGAAGTGCCGACGTTATAATTAAATCAATTAATAAATGCTAATGTCTAACCGCGCGCGTTTCGCGAGCGATGTCTTTTGTTTAATGCGAACGGTTCCGATGTTAATTCGCTTCTGACGAACACCGATGACCCCGGGCGTCCTACTAGGCTGTCTCCTAGGCGTGACCTTCGGATCATGAGAAAGAGGTGATCTAAAAGCGATCGAGCGACCTACAAGTAACCTAGAAGCCAAGAAGTCCTGCAGCTGGTCTAGAAACGAAGGTGGATCTGGCTGCGTGCAATTCGATAAAAATCAACGAGCCGAGCGTCTATGAATGTACCGCGAAATTGTACGTACATGGAATTTGctgtattaaaaataaaagtggGTAGCTATTTCATCGGCGACGTCTTAATAACACCGGAGGCCGAACATCTGATTCATGCTCCGCGCGTTTTCTCTCCTCCGACCGGACAATTATCGACGGGCCATCAATTAACGACGCCACGGGGAGAGTCGTGTACGAGTTAGCAGCACTAAACGCCGCAGATAAGAGCGACGCGGTGAAAAGCAGGGTCACGGCCGgtgggagaggagaggagagaggacGCGGTTGCGTTCCGGACCTGTCCGGGACTTCGGGATCCTTGTTACGGTCGCGATTTCCACAGGAAGCGCGACAGAAATCggcggttctctctctctttttctctttctcgctcgctccctctctctctctctctctttctttctccccaGGAGGACCGTTCCTCGGACACGCGGAACACGATCGTCATGAATGAAAGAAAACTGGTATAGATCAGGTTCAAACATCCCGGATCCGACCTTCATCGAGCGGACACCACTTTCTACTCTGACCCCGGCTCTGACGCGGCTCTCACACGGGCGCAAGCCTCGCCGATAACGCCTCTTGTCGTTTTCGTTTCGCTCGTTACAAAGCCGTCGTGGAATTTCGGTTGCGAAACAGAGGAGACCGCGCGTAGGTGACATCCGTACGGAATTTCGTCGACGATCGAAATTCTGGACGGGCGCGCGCCGTTGCTACCGATCGTTGCGCTCGTCGATAATCAGGAAACGTACCGCCCGATTTATCGTGCGAACGGCCAGATTTTACGATCCGCAGGAGCCTATAGAATCCACAAGCGACGTTTGTTTTCCATTTTAGCGGCCGAGGAATCTAGAGCTCGGAGAAACTTCTGGCGTTTTAGGCACTCCTGGCGGTGCTCGTCCTGTCTGCCGACGATTTGGATTCGACGATTTCGATTCTTGCTCCTTTATTCTTGGCAAGTTAGCGGATTTTATGGTTCATGTGATTTGAATAAGACGCAGATACTACGACTTTGCTGACGTACTTCTGAAACGTTCTTCCGTGAACCAACATGGCGGTGCTTTCTTTCGTTATTAACGGATGGGTTAAGTGGTTTTCATCATTCAGAGGATTGCggaatttttaaacattgttcGCTAAGTGTATCTCTTTTACAAAGCAATGTAAAATTTCAATTCTTGTTTAGACAAGAAACTTGTTAGAAACTTGCTATTTTGTACTTTTAAGATGTATTGCGAGGAAATATGGTTGACTACTATTTTTTTAGAAATGCAGATGAACTGATAGATACTTATGattagacagcggatctttGTGTAAGATTaatgtacaatatatatacGAAATTCTGCATATTTTGCACACCTGCGAAAATATACGCAATGGGCAATATATGCAAAAtttgcgaaataaatatatcaGTCCGAATCTTATCAATTTACCTATATTCTAAAAAGATATGTATCttttcataaagatccgctgtctacTTATGATATTCTAAGTTTATCCGTGGCTGCATTCTGATTTTGAATTCAGGAACCGTTTCAGATGCTTCTATAGTTTACTCGGTCCAATCGGGCGTCTCGAATTGCGTGGACAGGAAGTGGTCACTGCACATCCTCTTCATTCAGCTTCGTAATCCACCTTGCTCGCATCTCGAATAAATTTGCAGCCGGATGCGCATACAAATTCGTTGATTTCCCGGTGTACGGCGTGCAGTGTCGAATAACCCTGGATCGTTTCACACTTTCGTGGCCACGACAATGGCGAAGAAAACGACCTCGATTCACCCCGGGCGGGAGACAAAGGATCGACGTAACACGGCTCGGTTAACCGAGTTGACATAACCGCGGCGCCGTGGAAAAGTctgcggcgtcggcgtcggcgtcgacgtCGTCGGACAATAAAAACCGCGCAATCACGCTAATAAGCCGGATATAGAtactctctccatctctctctctctctctctctctctcgtcgcgaTTAATGCGCCCGGAGAGGGGCGCGGAGGGAACGGGGCGTGAAGGGACTCCGATGAAAAGGAAATTCGCGTGATCTTACGTCAGTACTCATTCATCCTTTCTCGGCGATCTCGGCCGGCGAGTTCGGTATCCTTTCGTCGATCCTTCACTCCCGGCTGTTAAAAAGTAAAACCAAAGTTTCTCCTTTGCGCCGTGAACGACACAACGGGGAACGCAGGGAACGCCCAGGCCACGGCGAAAAGGTAAAGTCGCTTAGATCACGGGGAAACAAGACGAGCGGGAACGCCATGATCGCCGCGAGCCCGCGAGCCGATACCGCGCGAAATTAGGTGCGCGCCGAGATACTCATCGCTGAACGGATTATGTAAACTTTCACCGGGAGGAACTCTCTTATCTAGATCGCGTTTTTGCTGTTCGGATTCTCGCGAGCCTCCGTCCGCTGGATCGCGACGAAAAACTCTGATTGCAGGATCGCGTATCAAATTGGCAACACTTGCTTTCTTCGATGTTAATCAGCTCACGCCTACCAGTCGCTGAAAATAGAGACGCCAGAATTATTTCGAGCTTGGGACAATTTATATTGAATCGAGAAAAAATTCTGCTTTGCAGAATTATCACTGTGTTCCTCGTTTGCTTTATACTGATCGTTAGAACAGAAAATTATTTGACActttattattagaattatttaacACTTGTACCGACCACATTGACTTCTTTATCGaggattttaataaatttataaatcaagtgtatatatatacaatgtAATCAGAAGCAGGGACGTTTAGTTCGTGTTTACTTTGTATATTACGATCGTATTGTTTTCGTTggcatttgtattattattttattattagtgccATTATGTTGAATTTTCGTAGAAAAATTCAAAGTGCGCCTAGCCTTTTTACggtaaatacataaataaatcaaGCGAAATTAAAATAGCGCCGAGTACAAGAGAAATATCGTTTTTAGATTGACACAGGGATTAGTATCAAAATATGGCTACCGATTTCGAGTATTCGAACCAATTTACTATTACATATTGTTACAAGCGCATGCTCCGCGATTTTGTCCAATAAAAATCGCAAGGATAATCGGCGAATTAATGGGGTTAATAAAACGATTCGTCTGGAAGCATCAAAACGGCGAACAGGTTCAACACGAATTTTGCGAAACGCTCGAAGCATTTTCGAATTTGGCCGGGAACTGTGTCAGTAGATCGCGCAAGTCCCGCCGCCTTTCAAGGCAGGCACGTCCACTTTCAGTTTTAGCGCTAATTCCCAGGTGTCTCGCGACCGTCACGCGATAGAAAATATTAGTGTCGTCTTGAAGCGACCTGTATCCTTCGTACGcggacgcgccgcgccgagttAGAGAACGCGAATAATCAGGAAAATGTGGTGTCGCGGGGGATCATGAATGACTGGCGTGGCCTAGAAACTTTTACCTTTTATTCAGAAATCGGCTGGCAGCGTCTGGCGACGCTTAGCCTTCATTGCCATTCATAATGCCCGCAAATTGCTCGCCGAAGACGGCCTCCGGAACGCTAGCAATTACCTTGCAAATGAAATCGTGTATCCCGGGGAAGGGACCCTTATTAAACGAGCGTTGATCTGTGTCAAGGACACTTCAAAGTCACCTGGATCCACGGGAAGAAAGTCTAACGCAGTGTCCTAGGCAGATGTCGCGCGACGACGAAATCGTTGCCGTTCGATCGACCTAGCAACGCGACGAGCAAAACGCCTTTGCCGTATTTGTCCTTAGCATTgttcgaatttgaaactagtttgtttcctgCAGCGTCTCGTCGCACGCACGACATCCAATTAGGGCATAGCGCAACAGAGCCGGGAACGGGCAGAGAGAAACGCGGGAAAAAATATGACAATCGTAAATTCGAGATTTAGCCCGATCGTAGACATCGTTTGATATTTATTGATCCAAGTGGAAACGGCTCGAAGTCCTTAACGGTGCCGTCGAGAATAAACGGTCCAAGAATTTTTGAAACGAGGGGAGGGAACGCGGCCGATTATAGACGACATTAACATTTCTTTTCTCGACGCCGCTTAGCATAGCGTTTCACTCGGGGACCGTGGAAACGACGACGCTCGTTCGTTAACAGACAGAGCCGTTTTTAAGCGAAAACGGTCTCGCAGGAGATCAGGCTCGCGAACATATTCGCGGCGACCTCTAACAATCGTTCGCCGGCCAAAAATGTCCGCCGTGAAATCACGAGCTGCGACGTGAAAGTACGAGCGCGAAGTCGGTCAATAATGTGTAGCGCGATCGtaccgcgcgcgcgcacgcgcgcgaCACGCAGAATTTTCCGCCTACCCGCGGTGAAAATCCCTCGGATCGTTATCGACGGAGAAAATCGTGTCCGCGTGTGGCGTCGCGATCGCGTTCGGCTCGATCGACCAGGCGTGGGTGGGATTTCGAATGAGTCAGCTACGACCGGTGGGCGATTTGTGACACTTTTTTACGTTTTCTTCAACGTGCTGCGCGTCTTGTAGAATCGCCTGTGCCTTTTTGACACACTAGATTTATGAAGCACAAAAATCAGCtggtttatattagtttataaaagtaataataaggcattatttattctgttttttaacaagcgttattgtaacgttCGCCGTGAggaacatataaattgaataaataactcgtataaatgtatctttataatataattataaatatatataatagtaatatattatataaatatataattacaattataatataattataatcgtaaatgaaaaaattagtgacccgccattttgacggattccgtaaatccAGCGTTGATCGTCGTATTGTCGCAGAGTCACAGTTTAAACGAATGCCATGATATTCTCAATGTTACATTGCAATGCAAGTTCAGATAATTCTTAATGCAAGTTCAGAAATATTTTCTATACGTCGCTCTGTTCTTATCTGCTTTGTCATCTTTTTGTATTACCTCGTTTCCGTCACTGTAAGGATCTGATCGTATATAATTTGTTCTCGTCGATTAAACAACGAGATCAATTAAAATATTAGATCTGGAAACGATCACTTGATAATATGCTATTCCTAATGAAATTTCACTGACTTTCATTTCCTTAAATACTTTCACAAAAATGTAACttttataaaaagaaagaaatatgaAGCACACACAAATCCTTtcgataaaacaataaaattaattgtcGCGGCTTACAGAGAGTTGTCATTCCATTATCATCGAGCAAAGAGAAGATGCAGCGAACACGACGTACAGCAGATAAGCTCGGCCATACGCAGCCGCTAATCAGCACGCAACAGGTTAGCCGATCTGCCGATCAGGTTGTAAACAAATTGCCACGATCGAAATCACCATTCCAAAGTATGGAGGTTCGATCTGGGTCACGGAGGATCGAACCGGTCCCAAGGTTGCGTCAGTGAGCCTCCACCCCATTCTTTCCTCCAAATCTCTCTCGATCCACCTGTAGATCGAACATCGAACAGAATCGATTTTCCAGCCGGGTTCCACCGGCAAAATCCCGAAGATTCCGAAGAAAACGGGCGCACCGTCGAAGCGATCGCCGGTACCCGGAATTAGAGAGCTGGTCTCTTCTAACGCCCGCGAAGCCAGCTGCGACAGGAATTCatcgcggagcagagcggagaagtcGGCGCGGAGCGATGGCGCGCACGCAGCTCGAAAAATCGGCCAGGCgatttgaattttaaattttcacCCGTCGATCGGTAATGAGCGCGGAATGTAACGGGCTCTCGTCGAGATGGGATCGTCTCTGGGCTGCTGTGCCAGAAAACGCGATATTAATAGACGAGAATGCTGCGATCTCGTGGAAAAACGCTGGAGCGCGTGAAACGCGAAAAGTTCGTGCGTGCCGTTCGATCGTGTGCGGTTCGAGCACGGCGTCGGCTCGCGTTCGGATACGCTCTCGCATGGGTGTCGCAAACGCAACCTGGGTGGCGCGGGCTTGTCGCGCGGAATTTCAAAAAGTAGAAATCTTCGCCGGCTTCCGGAAAGCGGCCGGGATGAAGAGGAGCCGGGGCCCGCTGGCTCGCTCGCACGCGCGCACGCGGCCCGGTTCTTTTGCCCGCCCGTTTCGGGCCCATTCACGAAAATGTTCTAACTTTCGTTTTCTCTTGGCGATGCAGGTGACGTCAGACAACCGCGCTCGAGTTTACGGCGCTATAAAAATTTAATCGTCCTGTCGCCCGTTGTTCTGTCGCGGGGACGAAAACGAAAGCAGAGCGGCCGACCAGCGAATTTTTTCCGCCACGCAATTCGATCCGGCGGCCCGCGAGCCGAGGGTGCGCGATTAATCGCGAGAAGTGAACGATCGGGAACTATTTTAGGACGGTTGTGAACTTGCTCTCGACGGTGGACGTTTACTTTACGCAGAATTGCAGCACGTGATAGACTGGAGCGACTTGCATCGAGCCGCTTTGAAATAGCGCGGAGAATGTAGCAAATGGCTGCGACTAGACTGTGTttcatcttttaataatttttatgcgTCAGAA
Protein-coding regions in this window:
- the Osi6 gene encoding DUF1676 domain-containing protein Osi6; translated protein: MKLFAFVLLSVVLAAQGQTIENCLEKDSISCVQKSLYRKAKEFFDTDSMEIFSGVTLVKSADSQTRSSRTGKDLVYEQEIDTANSVSERQDALVNYVSEEATEFLTGRSLRINFSPIIEKIGTSARAISESAPEEVREAVDLVVEGRGKKKQLRQLLPLLLAAKAKIGALATLAYFVTGFIAKKAIFVSLVSLAISAFVGLKSLWSKGSHDITAYHGWSSGPAASAGWSAPVSSGGWSSGGSWDDGHGYAQSQAYSGYHH